One Novipirellula galeiformis genomic window, CGTCTTTCAATCCGATACTTTCCAAGTCGCGTACCAACGCGGACAGGAGACTTGGGCTTCGTGTGCATGAAAAACGTATTGCCGGTTCGATGAAGTGGGAAACGTAGGAGCGAGGAGAGACGTCACCGGAAGATGCCCGTCGCTTCGATTATCATTAGCGACGAACAACTCGGAAAGGCGTTTCGATAAGATTTCTCGATCAATCAAATAATATCAGCGGGCGACATCGACGTCTTGTGCACGCCGGACGCGTCGTGACAATTCGCACGAAGACGAGAGCATCTCGGTCAACGCGGCGTCGAGCGTTTCAGGCTCCATCTCCGTCTCCCCCAAAGGGCTCGATTGCGGAGAGTTGGCGGGTTGAGCGAGCGCATAGTAGTAATCCAATTGGGATGCCGAGGCGAGGGCAAAGTAGCAATTGGAGGTTTCATTCATGGCATCACGGATCTCCAAGACGCGTCCACCGGTCGCCATCATCAGCATGTGGGTCAGGCCGGCTCCGTGGTTGGAAACCAGGTATTTGGCGGCCGCCGCGACTTGAATTTGGACGCGCCAATCGTGCTGTTCGGCGGTAAAGATGCTGAATCCATGCTTGCGTAGCACCGGTAGGATGGCGGCTTCGTTGGCGATCCGCCGCCGCGTTGCCCCGCTGCGGCTGATATAGACGCGCTGACCAAATTCATTTGCAACGCGGTCGCAATGGCGACAGGGGGTTTCCGCCAAATAGCTCCTAAACCGTTGATGCATCTGTTGGATGATCGGTTGGTTGTAGTTTCCTGGGACCGCCACGTGCGATGGCAAAATCAAGTTCTGGCAATAAACGCGTTCGAAACGCTTTAAAAAGCGAATTTCGCCAAGCCCGTACGGTTTCAAACTCGGTTGTATGTACGCATGCTGGCGATATTGGTACGGCAACAGCAGTGTCAGTTCGCCCAGATCGTGCGACCGCGACGCCATCTCCAAACGAGACAACGCACCACTGATCCAGTGGTAATAGCCGCAGCTGCCATTGTCGGTGATCCAAATGGTAGGCGCTTCGATGACCGAGCGAGACTGGATCCAACGCTCCGCTGCGGCACGCAAATGACCCCGTTCACGCCGCCATGCTTCGGCATGCGCTGGTGTCACAAAACTCTCTTGCAGGTAGCGTCCTTCATGACGCAGTGGGCCGCGGCCAAACGCCTCGACCCCACGCAATCGCTCAATCGAGGCAGGGGAGATCTCTTGATGATGGCTCGAAGCAAAGATGTCGTGGTCGCGACTGCGTAGATTCTTGGGAGGTTTGCGAACGCTGGTGTGCAGCGGCAGGGTGATTTCGAGCATGCCCATCCGTAGTTTCCAACAAGATGCGAGGGTGTCCATCAAGGATCACAACTCAGAGCCAGCCTCTGGTGTTTTCAACACCCTGGGGTAACAAAATCGCTGCCGTAACGTCAATGTGAAATTGCGACTGCGGTCGCGGTGTTGGGGCCGCCGACCGAGTGGATTGCATGCTTAGCGGTGGTCGGCGGTGGCTGCGGTCGCCGTCCGCGGTTGGCGTGACGCTTGAACCAGCTCATGTTGGCGGCGGTTGACATGCTTGATGACCTCGACGAACTGCTGCTGCGTTTCTCGCGGGACTTGTGGCAAACGATTGGCCAGATCAATCATCGATTGAGGATTACGCCGCGAGGCTTCGGAAATTTGGCTCACGAAACGCGCGGTTTCGATGAAGTTATTGTCGGCCGATCGACCGATAAATCCGCTCAACGTGCGGGCGATCAGGTCGGCTCCCAGACTGTCGAGCTGAACGAAGCAATCTAGCGTCCCGGTGACCGTGGTTTCACCGCTGGCCGAGGTCGCGTAGCTGCTGCGGAATACGAAAACACCACGTCCGTCGATCGACTTGGGGACAAGTTTTCCGTCGTAATAACCATCGGCAACGTAGATGTGTAGTTGCGGATCGCCGTAGACCAAATCGACTCGGCAATGGGTACCGCTGCCATCGGATGCATCGAGTTGATAGGGAGCGACACGTTGTGTTTGAACCTGGGTGACTCCCATCAAGTCCCACATGCCAACGAGCACCTCGGGATTGCGAGCGATGAACAGGAACATCTCTCGATCACAGCTGATTGCCTGGGTCGGCAATTGGCGAAAGATGGTGGGCGAACTGGCAATCGCCATTATTCGCTGTTGGGCGTCTGGGGTGAGTCGCTTCATCGGCAGACTCGCCAATACTTGATCGCGACGTTCCACCGAAGCGGTTCCTGTGTCCGCGTCATTGGACGTTCCAATGATGCTGAAGCGGTCCCGCAGACCTTGCGCCGACGCGGTACGAGCCGAGATCACCGATGCGAACATCAGCGCCATCGCCAGCGCGCATCTCACGCCTACGATTCGTTGAATCGATTCCTCAGGCACCGCCGTCCCCCACCGTGTTTTGCCACAGTCCACCAACCGCAGCGCGCTTCGCGACCCGCTGAGTGCGGATCGCAGTGCTTGTGATGAAGTTTCGGCCTAAAGGGGCTGCGAAGTTGAGGAAAACTGAGAGTCGTGATGGAGTTAATCAACGTGTCGTCAATGCAACAACACGTTCATTGGAAACGCAATGGCAGGCGACTCAAGCACGTTTTCGCCATAAACGCACGTCATTTGGCCCACAAAACTGGAGCATCAGCGCACCGCGACAAGCATAGCGATCGAACACACGCTCATGAAAATCATCCTCCCCCGGCCAGGGATACGAATAGACGATCGCAAAGTCATCCAACTCTAAACCCAGCGTTTCGTACGCACACCGAACCGGATGCCCCAAACTCGGTAGCGTCGGATCGTCGGCAAGTTCATCACTATCGGGGGGCAAAAAGTTGCCGCAAACCAGTTCGACATTCGTATTCCACTCGGCAACCAACCGCTGGCCTTGATCGAGCAGTTCCCCTTCCGCTTCGATGCCGATCACGTCCAAGTCAAGTGTCGAGGCGAGCGCGCTGACGACGGCAAATCCACAACCCCACTCGAGAAATCGTCTGCCGATCAGCAATTGAGACTCCAACGTCCAAGCGAGCGATTGATAAACCAACTCGTAATCGGCGGCGACAAATTGTTCGATTTGCGGCTGGTCCCAGCGATCTTGGAAGGCTTCGATCCGGTTGCGAGCATCGGAAATCCATAAGCGTATCTCCGCGGGTAGCAAAAGCTGGTCTACCGACGAGGGGATGACAATTCGTTCTAACAAGGACGTTCTTTCGGTGAAGTTGCGCTAGGGCTGCGTGACCGCTAGGAATTAGGCTCAGACGAAGTGGACGAGGCGACGGGGCCATCGCAAAAAACGAAAAAATCGGGACCCGTCGCCTCGTCCACGACCCGAACAGCCGGTTTTCGGAAGGCATGCGAGTCCGCGTGGGCTCAATCGGGCTAGTTTGAATCGGGCTGGCTTGAATCGGGCAACCCATCGAGCTCGGGATGAGAGCATCCGCCCCAACCGAGTATGTCAATCTCCTCTGCCGAAGCCCAGTGACCTTGCTCGCCCCAAAGGGGTTCAAGGCAGACGGGGCAGCGAGCGTCGCAGCCGTTGGGGTATTGGTGCCGAGTCGTGAGGTCTGGCTCGAGCCAGATCGCCTCGCACTCGTCACAAACGACCAGCCCATGAGGGAGGGGACGATTTTTGACGTTTGTTAGCTTCCCAGTCTGGGAGGGTGTTTCCGTTTCGGCAGGGAAGCCGCAGATGCGAACCCCACATAAGCCACCGCCACAAATCGGACATTCGCCAACTGAGTGTTTTGGACTCACGATAGTTTGATCTCCGAAAAGCGAACGAATAAAGCGGAAAGGGATGATAAAGCGAAAAGGAATAAACGCGGAAAAGAATAAAGCGGCAAGCAGAAAGGGTGATTGAGAATACAGATTTCGCGAGTCATTCCATCGGGTACGCCGTAATCACCCCGGTGTCCTCCAAGACTATCCGAACACGACGGGCGAGTGGATTTTGTCGCCGCCCTCCGCTGATGCCCCCCACGTAGCCGACTCGAGTACCTAGATCGACCGTGTAGATCGTTCGCCCGTCATCGACTCGCACGGTCGTTCGATCTCCCGATTTCGCTTTTGCATAAGCCCGATCGATCGTTCGCAGCATTCCCTCCATCTCGCCATCGAATACCCCGTGACTTCCTGGCCGAGAGGGATCGTCTCGGGTGTGCCGACGCAAATGTTCCAGCCGATGCCCTTCGGCGCTTCCTGGGTTGTACAACAGACCCTCTTGAGAGATGTAGCGATTTTCGGCGACCTCCCTCAATACGCCATAGAGCAAATCGGCTTGAGCGGTGGTGGTCGGTGACGCCGGGATCGTGTCTGGGTTGCGCTCCTCCGCGACCTCGTTCGTGGCGGGAGCGCCCAGCTTCGGCAGATTCAAACCCCATCTTGCTTCCAGCATCGGTTGGAGCAGCGAGTACACCCCCACAAGGACGACCGTCGCGATCGCTCCTAGAGAGGATTTGCCTACGCTTAGGTGTTTTTTTCTCGATGAGTCCGATTTATCCATCTCTCCTGCCTCCTTCAGTAACCTAGATTAGTAGACTTGGCGCTGATTCCTGTCATGATAGTGTGCCTTGCAATCTCCCGCCTTCGCAAGAAAATTGGAAGCGATCTCGCTTGCATGTCACGATGCGATCGCATCGGAATTTAGAAGACCAGTCCCAGACAAAAGAAATTGAGGAAAAACAGCGTGAAGACCGTTCTACTTGCCTTGTTGATGTTCGCACTCCTACTGGTGACGTTTGATTCCCCGGCGAACGCAACGGAACCAGGCTGGTCTCCGATCATTATCCCTACCGGATCCTACCGCGACGAGATTAAGTCGATGCCGATTGAACAGCGTCCTTATCGTCCTGGACATTTCTATGGCAATACCGTTCGTCGGATGCATTACCACGGCGAGATCTTACCACGCCCGC contains:
- a CDS encoding glycosyltransferase family 61 protein codes for the protein MGMLEITLPLHTSVRKPPKNLRSRDHDIFASSHHQEISPASIERLRGVEAFGRGPLRHEGRYLQESFVTPAHAEAWRRERGHLRAAAERWIQSRSVIEAPTIWITDNGSCGYYHWISGALSRLEMASRSHDLGELTLLLPYQYRQHAYIQPSLKPYGLGEIRFLKRFERVYCQNLILPSHVAVPGNYNQPIIQQMHQRFRSYLAETPCRHCDRVANEFGQRVYISRSGATRRRIANEAAILPVLRKHGFSIFTAEQHDWRVQIQVAAAAKYLVSNHGAGLTHMLMMATGGRVLEIRDAMNETSNCYFALASASQLDYYYALAQPANSPQSSPLGETEMEPETLDAALTEMLSSSCELSRRVRRAQDVDVAR
- a CDS encoding class I SAM-dependent methyltransferase, which gives rise to MLERIVIPSSVDQLLLPAEIRLWISDARNRIEAFQDRWDQPQIEQFVAADYELVYQSLAWTLESQLLIGRRFLEWGCGFAVVSALASTLDLDVIGIEAEGELLDQGQRLVAEWNTNVELVCGNFLPPDSDELADDPTLPSLGHPVRCAYETLGLELDDFAIVYSYPWPGEDDFHERVFDRYACRGALMLQFCGPNDVRLWRKRA